The following are encoded together in the Blautia obeum ATCC 29174 genome:
- a CDS encoding FeoA family protein, producing MTLGDAKVGSTVVVTKIEGDSAYKRRIMDMGITKGSELYIRKVAPLGDPVEITVRGYELSVRKNDAQCVQVK from the coding sequence ATGACTTTAGGTGATGCAAAAGTTGGAAGTACCGTTGTTGTAACAAAGATTGAAGGAGACAGCGCGTACAAACGTCGTATCATGGACATGGGAATCACAAAAGGAAGCGAACTGTATATCAGAAAAGTTGCTCCGCTTGGAGACCCTGTAGAGATCACTGTTAGAGGTTATGAGTTATCTGTAAGAAAGAACGATGCTCAGTGCGTACAGGTAAAGTAA